One genomic region from Indicator indicator isolate 239-I01 chromosome 7, UM_Iind_1.1, whole genome shotgun sequence encodes:
- the HNRNPH3 gene encoding heterogeneous nuclear ribonucleoprotein H3 isoform X2, whose protein sequence is MDWTGKHNGPNDTTNDGTVVRLRGLPFGCSKEEIVQFFQGLEIVPNGITLTLDYQGRSTGEAFVQFASKEIAENALGKHKERIGHRYIEIFKSSKSEIRGFSDMPRRMMGQQRPGPYDRPLGGRGGYYGAGRGRYGGFDDYGGYNNYGYGNDGYDDRMRDGRGMGGHGYGAADAGSGFHGGGHFVHMRGLPFRATENDIANFFSPLNPIRVHIDIGADGRATGEADVEFVTHEDAVAAMSKDKNHMQHRYIELFLNSTAGGGSGMGGYGRDGMDQGYGSVGRMGMGSNYSGGYGTPDGLGGYSRGSGNSGGYYGQGSMGGGGWRGMY, encoded by the exons atgGACTGGACTGGAAAACATAATGGACCAAATGATACAACTAATGATGGAACAGTGGTACGACTTCGAGGCCTGCCATTTGGTTGCAGCAAAGAAGAGATTGTTCAGTTTTTCCAAG GGTTGGAAATCGTGCCAAATGGGATAACATTGACGCTGGACTACCAGGGGAGAAGCACAGGGGAGGCCTTCGTGCAGTTTGCTTCAAAGGAGATAGCAGAAAATGCTCTGGGGAAACACAAGGAAAGAATAGGGCACAG ATACATTGAGATCTTCAAAAGTAGTAAGAGCGAAATCAGAGGATTCAGTGACATGCCAAGAAGAATGATGGGACAACAACGACCTGGACCATATGATAGACCATTAGGAGGAAGAGGGGGTTATTATGGAGCTGGGCGTGGAA GGTATGGTGGCTTTGATGATTATGGTGGTTATAATAACTATGGCTATGGAAATGATGGCTATGATGACAGAATGAGGGATGGGAGAG GCATGGGAGGACATGGCTATGGAGCTGCAGATGCTGGGTCCGGTTTCCATGGTGGTGGTCATTTTGTTCATATGAGAGGACTCCCTTTTCGAGCAACAGAAAATGATATTGCTAAT TTTTTCTCACCATTGAATCCCATAAGAGTTCACATTGATATTGGAGCAGATGGAAGAGCCACAGGAGAGGCAGATGTGGAATTTGTTACACATGAGGATGCAGTAGCTGCCATGTCCAAGGATAAAAATCACATGC AGCATCGGTATATTGAGCTATTCCTGAATTCAACTGCTGGAGGTGGTTCTGGCATGGGAGGCTATGGCAGAGATGGAATGG ATCAAGGTTATGGCTCTGTTGGTAGAATGGGGATGGGTAGCAACTACAGCGGTGGATATGGAACGCCCGATGGCTTGGGCGGATACA GTCGTGGCAGTGGAAATAGTGGAGGATACTATGGGCAAGGCAGCATGGGTGGAGGAGGATGGCGTGGAATGTATTGA
- the HNRNPH3 gene encoding heterogeneous nuclear ribonucleoprotein H3 isoform X1: MDWTGKHNGPNDTTNDGTVVRLRGLPFGCSKEEIVQFFQGLEIVPNGITLTLDYQGRSTGEAFVQFASKEIAENALGKHKERIGHRYIEIFKSSKSEIRGFSDMPRRMMGQQRPGPYDRPLGGRGGYYGAGRGSMYDRMRRGGGGYDGGYGGFDDYGGYNNYGYGNDGYDDRMRDGRGMGGHGYGAADAGSGFHGGGHFVHMRGLPFRATENDIANFFSPLNPIRVHIDIGADGRATGEADVEFVTHEDAVAAMSKDKNHMQHRYIELFLNSTAGGGSGMGGYGRDGMDQGYGSVGRMGMGSNYSGGYGTPDGLGGYSRGSGNSGGYYGQGSMGGGGWRGMY; this comes from the exons atgGACTGGACTGGAAAACATAATGGACCAAATGATACAACTAATGATGGAACAGTGGTACGACTTCGAGGCCTGCCATTTGGTTGCAGCAAAGAAGAGATTGTTCAGTTTTTCCAAG GGTTGGAAATCGTGCCAAATGGGATAACATTGACGCTGGACTACCAGGGGAGAAGCACAGGGGAGGCCTTCGTGCAGTTTGCTTCAAAGGAGATAGCAGAAAATGCTCTGGGGAAACACAAGGAAAGAATAGGGCACAG ATACATTGAGATCTTCAAAAGTAGTAAGAGCGAAATCAGAGGATTCAGTGACATGCCAAGAAGAATGATGGGACAACAACGACCTGGACCATATGATAGACCATTAGGAGGAAGAGGGGGTTATTATGGAGCTGGGCGTGGAAGTATGTATGACAGAATGCGTCGAGGAGGTGGTGGATATGACGGTG GGTATGGTGGCTTTGATGATTATGGTGGTTATAATAACTATGGCTATGGAAATGATGGCTATGATGACAGAATGAGGGATGGGAGAG GCATGGGAGGACATGGCTATGGAGCTGCAGATGCTGGGTCCGGTTTCCATGGTGGTGGTCATTTTGTTCATATGAGAGGACTCCCTTTTCGAGCAACAGAAAATGATATTGCTAAT TTTTTCTCACCATTGAATCCCATAAGAGTTCACATTGATATTGGAGCAGATGGAAGAGCCACAGGAGAGGCAGATGTGGAATTTGTTACACATGAGGATGCAGTAGCTGCCATGTCCAAGGATAAAAATCACATGC AGCATCGGTATATTGAGCTATTCCTGAATTCAACTGCTGGAGGTGGTTCTGGCATGGGAGGCTATGGCAGAGATGGAATGG ATCAAGGTTATGGCTCTGTTGGTAGAATGGGGATGGGTAGCAACTACAGCGGTGGATATGGAACGCCCGATGGCTTGGGCGGATACA GTCGTGGCAGTGGAAATAGTGGAGGATACTATGGGCAAGGCAGCATGGGTGGAGGAGGATGGCGTGGAATGTATTGA
- the HNRNPH3 gene encoding heterogeneous nuclear ribonucleoprotein H3 isoform X3 produces the protein MPRRMMGQQRPGPYDRPLGGRGGYYGAGRGSMYDRMRRGGGGYDGGYGGFDDYGGYNNYGYGNDGYDDRMRDGRGMGGHGYGAADAGSGFHGGGHFVHMRGLPFRATENDIANFFSPLNPIRVHIDIGADGRATGEADVEFVTHEDAVAAMSKDKNHMQHRYIELFLNSTAGGGSGMGGYGRDGMDQGYGSVGRMGMGSNYSGGYGTPDGLGGYSRGSGNSGGYYGQGSMGGGGWRGMY, from the exons ATGCCAAGAAGAATGATGGGACAACAACGACCTGGACCATATGATAGACCATTAGGAGGAAGAGGGGGTTATTATGGAGCTGGGCGTGGAAGTATGTATGACAGAATGCGTCGAGGAGGTGGTGGATATGACGGTG GGTATGGTGGCTTTGATGATTATGGTGGTTATAATAACTATGGCTATGGAAATGATGGCTATGATGACAGAATGAGGGATGGGAGAG GCATGGGAGGACATGGCTATGGAGCTGCAGATGCTGGGTCCGGTTTCCATGGTGGTGGTCATTTTGTTCATATGAGAGGACTCCCTTTTCGAGCAACAGAAAATGATATTGCTAAT TTTTTCTCACCATTGAATCCCATAAGAGTTCACATTGATATTGGAGCAGATGGAAGAGCCACAGGAGAGGCAGATGTGGAATTTGTTACACATGAGGATGCAGTAGCTGCCATGTCCAAGGATAAAAATCACATGC AGCATCGGTATATTGAGCTATTCCTGAATTCAACTGCTGGAGGTGGTTCTGGCATGGGAGGCTATGGCAGAGATGGAATGG ATCAAGGTTATGGCTCTGTTGGTAGAATGGGGATGGGTAGCAACTACAGCGGTGGATATGGAACGCCCGATGGCTTGGGCGGATACA GTCGTGGCAGTGGAAATAGTGGAGGATACTATGGGCAAGGCAGCATGGGTGGAGGAGGATGGCGTGGAATGTATTGA